A window of Pelagicoccus enzymogenes genomic DNA:
ATTCTAGATCCCCGCTGCATTTTCATTCGGGTTCACCAGCTGCACTCCCGTCCACGGGTCCATCTGAAAACGCGTCTCGAAATCCGCGATCCTCATCGACACTTCGTAAGGGGAGCAGGTCCCGTCGGGAAAAAAGCCGACCTTAACGATTTCCCGCTTCTGCACCAATTGCCCCGCGATCAAAACGTAGCTGTTCTCAGGAGCGATCTCCTCGAACAGTACCTCTATCTCCAGCTCCACCGGAGACTCGATCTCCACCGGAAAAGCTTCCGTAGCTCCCCCCGAGACGACGAGAAACTGTCGCCCCTCCGGATCCCACTCCAAGTAGTGGGCCTGCTGCTTGAAGACCGCGTTGGTGCGAGCGGACTCCACTGCCCGCCAATACTCTCGTTCCAAGGTCTCCATCTCCCCGTCCTTCATGAGCGAGTCGATATTGAGCACGAAGACTGTGGAAAACAGGCCGATGAGAGCCAGCACCAGCAGCAGCTCGAACAAAGTGAAGCCTCTGCGGCTGACTCCTGAAAATCGCGTCATGCAAGCCTTCTCGGCAAGGCCTCCTCCAACGGGGGCCTACTGCTTCCAGTTACCAATGTCGTCGCCCGACTCCACGCCATCTTCGCCCAGCGAGTAGAGATCGTAGCTGCCTTGGTTTTTGGTCCCCGGGTACTGGTACTTGAAATCGCGTTGCCAAGCGTCGACCAAGGCTTCCTCGTCCTTCACATAGGGCCCGCGCCAGCGCCCACGGTCGTTGCCCGGCTTCGTCCAGAGCGCCTGCAAGCCCTGCTCCGTGGTCGGGTAGCTGCCGGTGTCGGTCATGTACTTGAAAAGCGGCACGCTCAAGGAATCCTTGATCTTCATCTTGGTCATCTTGACCTTCTGGTCTCCGAAGATACCGCCCGCATTGACAACCACGACCGATACCAGAAGTCCGATCAATCCCAGAACCAACAAGATTTCCATCAAGGTGAAACCGGACTTCTTACGGCGAGAGCTATTTCTACTTTTCATACAACAAATATAGATTCTAGGGGGTTGGGATTGTCTCGGAACGTTCCAAACGGAAGCGAATCCCGTGTAAAGTGTTAACAGACCGACCGCTTTGCAACAATGTTGCGCGCCACTCGAGAACACGCCACTTTCTCACACATCCTTTAAGAACTCAGACAAACAACCTTATTCCAGAAAAGCGCCAGCGCCTACTCCCATGAGCGACGAAAATCCACTCCCCCACGATCCTCTCTCCCTTGTCGAAACCCGCATCCTCGGCTGCCTCATCGAGAAAGAGGCCACCACGCCCGACATCTATCCCCTTACTCTCAATAGCCTCGTCAACGCCTGCAACCAGAAGAGCAACCGCGCTCCCGTGCTCGAGCTCGACGACGAAGCCGTCTCCGCCGGCCTGGAGTCCCTCCGCCACAAGCGACTCGCCCTGCTCGTCACCCAGACCGCCTCCCGCGTCGCCAAGTTCAAGCACAGCCTAGACAACCACTACCCCTTGCCCAATCCCCAGGCAGCCATCCTCGCAGAGCTGCTCCTGCGCGGCCCGCAAACCGCCGGCGAGCTTCGCACCCGTTGCGAGCGCATGAGCCACTTCGAAGACCTGGATGCCATGCGCGACGAGATCGAGCAACTCATGGCTCGAGCGACACCATTGGTGGTGGAGCTCCCTCGCCAACCCGGCAAAAAGGACGCCCGCTACGCCCAGCTCCTTTCCGGCCCCATCGACCTTGAAGCCCTCGCCACTCCAGCGACCTCGTCCAGCGCACCCGTCAAGGTCGACGTCTCCATGACCCTTCCAGCGGAGGCCGAGGCTCGCATCGCCGCCCTTGAAACAACCGTCGCCGAGCAAGCGTCCGCCATCGCAGCCCTCCGCGAAGAGCTCGCCGCCTTCCGTTCCCAGTTCGAGTAGCCGGCAACTTCCCCGTTTCCCTCGACTCGCTCCCGCTCCTCTAAGAGCGCCTAGCTGCCGGACCCTAGGCAAAAACGGTCCGCTTTGCGGAAAAAGCGGAACCTTTCTGCCGATTTCCCACAGGGACATTTTTTCCGTTCGCAGTATTTCCGTTGCTATTCAGCGACTTACATAAGTTGGCACGGCCGTAGCTAAGTTTGGCGCCGTAATCCTTATGATCGCATCGATGAAAGTGACAGAAAGAGCGCAGGAGCGCTGGGACGCCATAGTGACGCGTTTCCGCCACGCCTGTATCCTCCACCGTGACGGCAAGGAGTGGGAATCGCGTCGCATCATCAAAGAGGAGCTCCCTCCCCTCATCAAGCAGTGGATGCAGATGCTGCCCTCCGGCCTCAAAGAGGACGCCAAGGCCGACCTGCGGGACATGTTCACCCGCGAACAAAGCATCGTCGACCAAGGCCAGAAACTGCAAAGACTTTTCAAGGAAACCCTCGTCAAGCGCATCATCCCGCAGGTCGAGGAACGCATCGCTGCCAAGTACCGCTCCCTCTACGTCACCAAGATGGAGCAGCAAAAGGCCAAGCGGCAAGAAGAGCTCTCCGGCTCCTGGGTACGCCCCAGCTACAGCGACGCGAAAAAGCCCACCACCTTCGGCTTCCAGAACGGCGACCGCCGCGTGAAGCTCGGAGACGTCAGCGAAATGATCGACGCCCTGCAAGGCGCCGACAACGAAATCCTCGCCGACTCTATCCTCTCACTCGACGACATCGTGCAAGAAATGAACAACGCCCAGATCGATCCTATTCTCAAAGGCTAGTTCCTGCCGCGAGGTCCCCTGCATCAACAACACGAAATCTAACCGACCACAAAAATGAGTATCACAACATCCAAAACCGCACCCAAGAAGACCAAAGCGAAGGAGACCGAACAGGAACTCCTTCTTGTCGGGCTCGACCTCGGCACCAATACCACCTGCGTTCAAGTAGCCAAGCCCACCACCGGAAAAGTCGTAGCCTCCGAGCTCATCCCTTCCATCGTCGGCTACACCACCGAAGGCATTCTCCCAGGCATCATCCCTGGCGACGCGACCGCCCTCTACGGACAGCTCGCGCTCAAGTACAAGCTTCACCTCAACCTCATCCAGCCCCTGCGCGACGGCATCATCGCCGACATGGACGCAGCCCGCGACTTCCTCGTACACCTTAAGGAAACCGCCGGAATCTCCCCCGACGCAGAAGTCCGCGCCGTGATCGGCATGCCGGCAAACGCCGATTCAGAGGCGCTTGAAAACACACGCCTCGCCGTCACCGGCATCTTCGACAAGGTCATCCTCATCCCCGAGCCCTTCCTCGCCGCTCTTGGCAGCCGCGACGATTCCCAGCTCGTGAAGGCCGACTACGTCGACCCCGTCTGCAACTCTCTCTTCGTGGACATCGGCGCCGGCTCCACCGACGTCTGCCTCATCCAAGGCTACTATCCGTCCGCAGAGGACCAAATCTCCTTCGCCTTCGCAGGCGACGCCGTCGACGAAGCCATCCAAGCATCGCTTCTCAACAAGTATCCAGACAGCCAGATCTCCATAGCCAAGTGCCGCGAGATCAAGGAAAAGCACTCTTTCGTACAGGGAGCCACCCAGCACGCGACCCACCCCGTCATGATCAGCGGCAAGATCAAGCAGCTCGAAGTGTCCGACGCCGTCGGCACAGCCTGCGACACCTTGCTCAAGAAGATTTACGATGCGGTCCGCAACCTCATCATCAAGGCCGATCCCGACAGCATCCCCGACCTCCTGCAAAACATCATCATCACCGGTGGCGGCAGCATGATCAAGGGACTCGACGCAGCCCTCCAGAAACTTCTCACCGAGGAAGGCTTCGAAGGTTGCAAGGTCACCAGCGTAGGCGAGGACTACAAGGTCCGCGTCGCGACCGGCGCCATCACTGCGGCCTTCCAGGCCAAGGAACGCCAGTGGCAAACACTGCTCCGCTGAGACACTTTTTAGGTAGTAAGAAGAAAAGGTAGCAATACCGCCCCTCACATTTTGTGGTGCAGGAATAGGATGGCGGGCTCTGGGAAACTGGGGCCCGCCTTTTTTCGCGTCCGCGGCTCCCTTCTCGCTTTCAAAAAACAGAGGCTAGGCCATGAGAAATAGCCCCTACTTCAATGCCGGCCGCCCTTTACCAAGAAATTTACGACCGCTTCGCTCCGCTGAGGAATCCCCCTTAAACTCCCGTAATTAGACGGGCTATCCACTATCAGGCTCAGCCGGGACTCCGCAAAATCCCATCCCCGTAGAGCCATAGACTCCAAGGATCCTGCGCATTGGCGCTTAAGAAAAAGTTCCTCAGTCCGTAACACAAAGGAGCAAAAGGAAAACTCTCATAATGAAAAGCGTCGTAATAATTGAAGATCAAACCGCAATCCGAGAAATGGTCTCTGAGTTCATCTCCATGCTTCCGGGCTACGAGATAGTGGGCTCTTTCGGGACCGGAGAAGAAGGATTGCAAGGGTGTATTAAGCTAAAGCCCGAGACCGTTATCCTCGACGTCGGCCTTCCTGAGCTCAGCGGAACAGAAGTTCTGCGTGGCCTGACCCTGCATGTCCCCGGTGTTAAAGTCCTCGTATTCTCCGGAAGAGCGAGTTCCGCGAACATCCGCGAACTGCTGTCGGCCGGAGCCCAAGGATACGTCGACAAGATGGACGGATTCGACGAGTTCAAGAAGGCTCTCGATATCATCTCCGGCGGAGGCACTTTCATCGGTCCGAAGATGGCCAGCGTCATGCGCTCGCTCATCCTCAACCCCGATGCCGCCTCCAGCGAAATCCCCCTTTCCGATCGCGAAAAGCAAATCTTGCAGCTCGTGGCCGAGTCGTTCTCCACCAAGGAGATCGCATCCCGCTTGAACATCTCCGTTCGCACCGTGGACAACCACCGCACGAACATCATGCGCAAGCTCAACCTGCACGACGTAGCCGCCCTCACCCGCTACGCCATCAAGCACGAGCTCATCTCGCTCACTTGACCGCAGGCCGAACACAAAAACCTATTCCACTCAAAGCACCGCCGACGCGGTAGGCCATGACGGCCACCTGTCGATGGACTTTTTCAACAGCCGCGACCGGGTCCCTATCCCCGATCGCGGCGCTGAGCTAAAAGGACTTAGCTCATTTTCCCACCAAGCACTACCCACGGACGGACAGAATGCTTCGCGAAAGCAACAGCAACCCAACTCAGCGCCAAGCCGGACCACGTCAGCCAGACTCATCCCGCATTGCAGGCCACAGCTCACTTTCTGAGGATCGACCATCCGAACAAAGACGGGATGCCCCTACCCTCGATTGGAATTTCTTCGCAAGGCTCAGCACCCCGGGCGAAAACGCCGCCTACTCGCTGCACAACGGCCATCTTGCCTTCGTCGACTGCGACTTGAACGCCGACCGCGTTTGGGGCCTCGCCCCCGGTCAAGCCAAGGCCACCACCCTCGCATTGCTCGTCGCGGACGTAGCCGCCCTCAAGGACTGGCTCTTCAACCTCGACCCCGCCACCTCCTCTCACGAGTTTCGCACGACCCTCGCCGCTCCCGGCTCAACCGGACACAGCCTGGCCCTGAAAGCCTTCCCCCTCTTCATCTCCCCGGATCCCGAAAAGACCCGCATCGCCATCAAGGCAGTGCAAACCAACCAGTCCCCCGACAGCGCCAAAGCCTTTCCCGTCAACCTGAACTTGTCCTCGACACACGACTTCGACGGACAATTCAAGACCGCCTCCCTCTCCTGGGCAGACCTGTTAGGGACCGATATCGAGCAGGTTCGGGAACTCAACCTCAAGCACATCGTCGTTCCCTCCGACGCCCAACGACTCTCCGACTACCTCGCCGAAGCAAAGGAATGCGATTCTGTCCGTTCCTGCATCGTCCGCCTGCAAGCCGGTCCCGGTCGCGTCAAATCCGTCCTCCTTTCCGCTCGCCGCAACGCACAGCACAGCAAGCTGCTCATCGAAGCAAAGAACATGACCGTGGAGGGAAACAACCCGGCCATGGACCTGCTCAAAACCTCCGTCGAACTCGTGAAGGAATCCGTCCTCCTTCTCATGCGCGCCGGCCCAAGCTTCCGCATCTGTTACGCTAACCGAGCTTTCGAGCACATGACCGGCTACCGCTACTCCCGCGTCGCCGGCTCCTCCCTCGCCTGCCTGCACGGCCCCAAGACCAACGCCCGGGCTATCCTCGACATCGAGGAAAGCCTCCAAGACCAAAGCGAGCACAACGGAAACATCCTCCTGTATCGAAAAAGTGGAGACGCCTTTTGGGCAAACGCCTACCTCACTCCTCTCCGCGACGAATCCGGCATCGCCAACTACTTTGCCGTGATCCTCGAGGATGCCACCGAAGTGCGGAACGTCTCCGACGAGCTGGCCAAGAAAAACGTCGAGCTCAAAACGGCCCTCGCCGACCTGAAGGAAACGCAGAAAAACCTCATCCAACAGGAAAGCCTCAGAGCCCTCGGCCAAATGGCCTCGGGCATCGCCCACGACTTCAACAACCTGCTCGCCCCCATCCTCGGCTTCTCCGAGCTACTGCTCACCGTCCCCAAGACCATGCAGGACAAGGGCAAGCTCACCTCCTATCTCAAAAAGATCCAAGTCGCCGCCCAAGACGGAGCCGCCGTGGTCAGCCGCTTGCGCGAATTCTACCGCTCCCAAAACAGCCCCGAGGAATTCATCCAAATCCTGCCCGACGAATTGCTATGGCAGGTCAAGGAGCTCACTCGCCACCGCTGGAAAAACCAAGCGGAAGCCAAGGGTATCAATATCGACTTTCAAATGAGCATGTCCTCCGGCCGCCCCATCATGGGCAACGAACCGGAGCTTCGCCAGGTCTTCACCAACCTCATCATCAACGCCGTAGACGCCATGACCCACGACGGAGGCATCACCGTCAGCGTTTCCGACGCCGCCGAGAAAGTCCGCATCGTCATCGAGGACAGCGGCTGCGGCATGAACGAGGAAACCCGCCAAAAGTGCCTCGAGCCATTCTACACCACGAAAGGCAAACTCGGCACCGGCCTAGGACTCTCCATCGTTTTCGGGGTCGTGCAACGCCACCACGGCACCTTCAACATTGAATCCGAAGAAGGCGTCGGAACGAAAATAATCATGGAATTTCCCGCCGTAAAACGGGAGATCCGCGAAGAGCTCGACCTGCGCGAGAATACTGAAATGAAATCCCTCCGCATCATGCTCGTGGACGACGAGGAAGTCCTGCTCGAAGTCATCTCCGAACTTCTCGCAAGCGGAGGTCACACCGTCGACGTCTATGGCGACCCCAACAGCGCCATCAAAGCTTTCGAGCACAAGGAGTACGACCTGGTAATCACCGACAGGGCCATGCCCCTCATGAGCGGAGACCAGCTCGCCGCCGCCATCAAGCACGCCGCTCCGCAGACTCCCATCTACATGATCACCGGCTTCGGCGACATGATCAAAGACACTGGCGAAAAGCCCGAGTACATCGACGAAGTGCTGGCCAAGCCCGTCCCCCTCGACGTGCTCAACCGCAAGCTCGCCGAGATCGCCTCCCGGAAATAGGCCCCTCCCGCGAAGCCCAAACAGTCTAAAAAGAGACTGTTCCCCACTCGCGATCCCCTCCAGATCCGCAAGACTTGCAGCGCCGCATGCGCTAGAATTCCGCCTTTGCACCTCCTCACGAGCGAGGGCGCCTCACCGAAATTCTACCGCATGAAACACGCGACCCTACCCCTGCTTCTCGCATTAACCTGCTTCGGGCAAACCCACGCCCAAGACATCAGCCACCGCAAGGCTGAGCTGACCGTACAGATACAGTCTCCGTCAGGCGCGCCGCTGGAGGGCGCGACCGTCGAGATCGAGATGCTCAACCATGCGTTCCGCTTCGGCTGCGCCGTCGAGCACCACATCATCAACCCAAGCTCCAATAGCTACGACGCCTTCACGGTCGAGGCGCTGCAAAAGTACTTCAATTCCACCACCTACGGAAACATCATGAAGTGGACCTACTACGAGGCCCGCAGCGAGGAGCAAAACCAAGCCATCGCCGCGCTCCCCCAGTCCTTCAAGGCCTTCGATGGTCCAGACTCTTTGAGGCTCCGCGGACACGTCACCGTCTGGGGATCGAGCTACCAAGTCCCAACCCGAGTCAGAAACTCGAACGACGGGACCTACATCCAACAACAAATCCTCGACCACGTCCAAGCCTACCACAGCACCTTCAAAGATTCCGGCATCGACTCCTACGATCTGTACAACGAGCACTTCGCGGTCCCAGAGCTCTTGGTCGACAAAATCGCCGACCCTAGCGACATGTCAGCCCAGGCGACAATCGTCGCAAGCTGGTTCAACAAGGCCAAGGAAACCGATCCCAACGCCGTCCTCTACATCAACGACTTCAATATCCTCAACGACTGGAACGGCAACGACAGCCGCGTTCACGCCTACAAAGCGTTCGTCGACGCGGTGCGCGACGCCGGAGGCCAAATCGACGGCATCGGCCTGCAAGCCCACATGGACCGGCCCACGACCAGCAAAGCCGACGTCACCCGTCGCCTCGACATCCTCGCCGCCCCCATGCCCCCAACCGCGAACTACCCCGACGGACTGCCTGGACTGCGTCTCGAGATAACCGAGCTCGACATGTCCATCCGCAACCGGTTTTTCAACAACACTTGGGGCTGGCCAAACCCCACCACGGAAGACGAAGTCGCGGTCACTCGCGCCGTTCTCGAGGGAGCCTTCGAACACCCATCGGTAGACGGCATCACCATCTGGGGACTCGACGACTTTTCGCACTGGCGGGGAAACGCGATCCTTTACGACAACCTCCAAGACGAAGAATCCGGCACTAGCCGCACCAAGGCAGATCCCGTCCTCAAGGAGACTGGCCAGCTTTGGATCGATAAAGTCAAAGGCGAGTGGTGGGAAGACCACAGCGGAACCTCGTCCCCAAACGGCGAATACGTAGCCAATACCTTCAAAGGGACCCACCGCGTCACCGTCACCTTCAACGGCGAGAGCAAACAGCAAATCGTTTCCCTCTCCAGCCCTGAAGACATCACTTTCAACTTCGCCGCCACTGCCGACGACGCCACGAGCTACGAGCAATGGGCAGGCTTCATCGACTGGCAAGGAGCCGACTCCGCCCGCGACGCAGACCCCGACGGCGACGGAAACTCGAATCTCAAGGAGTACTTTTTCGGACAAGACCCTCTCGTGCTGCAAACGACAGATCCCCGCTCCTACCTCTCTTCGGACCAGTCCAACGGGCAATCACTCGACTTCTTCGCAAGAGCGGCGATCCAAAGCATAGGCGTGGAAGTCCTCTACTCCACCGACCTTGCGTCATGGACTCGGATACAAGACCTAGCATGGTTCGGCGATCCTCCCGAGCTGGAGACGGTTACCATAGGCGGCACCACCGTCTACAGGCTCAACATAGGGAAGAACACAGGTTTCTTCAGACTCGAGTTTTCCGAAAAGTAAGGAGGCCAACGATTGTCAAAGGCGGCGTTCCCCTCCTCCAACGCGGCGACGGCCTACAAGAAGTAACCTTGTTGCTTTTCGCTGATCGGAAGGCCGGCCTTGTCCATGACCTTCAACCAGTCCTCCCACGCGCTGCGCTTGTCCCGTTTCGTGTCGTTGCGAAGCAAATACGAGGGATGGTAAGTCGGCATCACCGGCACACCTTCGAAGCTCTGCCACTGCCCCTTCAGCTCGCGCAAGGAACGAAACGAGTTAGCTCCCAGCAGCCCCTTGGCCGCCGTCGCCCCTAGAGCCACGATCAGCTTCGGTTTGACGACTTCCAGCTGGGCCTTCAGGTAAGGCAGGCAAAAGTTCATTTCCTCGACCGTCGGCGGACGGTTCCCGGTCGGAGTGGGCATCTCTGGGCGCCAGTTCATGATGTTGCCGATATACACCTCCTCGCGCTTGAGCCCCATGGCCGCGATCATCTTGTCGAGGAGTTGGCCCGCCTTGCCCACAAAGGGCTCGCCCTGGATTTCCTCGTCCGCCCCCGGGGCCTCGCCACAGAAGAAGATCTCCGCGTCTAGGTTCCCGACGCCAAAAACAACCTTCTTCCCAGGCTTCACACGCTGGTTGCACGTCGGGCAATTCAGTACCTTGTCGCGCAAAAACTCCCAGCGCTCCCGCTTATCGCCATTGGGCAAAAGGATACGCGGCGGACGCGGCAGCTTCGCCCCGTAGGTTTGCTTGGCAGCCGCCTTCTTCGTTTCCGACTTGGTTTCGAGCAGCACTTTGTCGAAGTCCTTCACGCTGGCAGAGCGGACCCGGTCCGGAATGGAATCCAAGACCGCAGCTCGCGTGTTCGCGTCAACCGAAGCCACCTTGGAGAATTTCTTGAGCGACTGTATCGCTGCTTCGGACACGCTGACTCGCGTCACGCCCGCTTTGCGCAGGCGCTTCAATTCATCTACCAATGCTTCGACTTCCGCTTTCATCCGTCTCTCTGCGACACGATCTTTTCCGTGTACTTGGCAATCAAATCAAATTCCAGGTTCACCGCGTCTCCCTCAGCTCTTTCGCCAATAGTGGTCACCTCCAAGGTGTGCGGAATCAGCCAAATCGTCACCACCCGGCCTTCTACCTTGGCCACGGTCAAAGACATGCCATCGATCGCGATGCAGCCCTTGTAAACGAGGTACTTCTCGAATCCAGCCGGCGCCTCTATCTCTAGAATGACATCCTTGCCCTCCGGACGAAGCGTCTTGATTACGCCCGTTCCATCCACATGGCCCGTCACGAAATGACCGCCTACCCGGCCGTCAAAACGCAGACTGCGCTCCAAATTCACGGACGAGCCTACCGCGATGTCGCGCAGGTTCGTCAAACGACGCGTCTCTTCTAGCACATCGAAGCTCAAAACGCCCTCGCCAATTTCCACCACCGTGAGACAACACCCGTTCACCGCAATGCTGTCGCCAAGCGAAACACCTGAGGCAACCACCTCGACCGCAATGCGATAACGCCATG
This region includes:
- a CDS encoding prepilin-type N-terminal cleavage/methylation domain-containing protein, translated to MTRFSGVSRRGFTLFELLLVLALIGLFSTVFVLNIDSLMKDGEMETLEREYWRAVESARTNAVFKQQAHYLEWDPEGRQFLVVSGGATEAFPVEIESPVELEIEVLFEEIAPENSYVLIAGQLVQKREIVKVGFFPDGTCSPYEVSMRIADFETRFQMDPWTGVQLVNPNENAAGI
- the gspG gene encoding type II secretion system major pseudopilin GspG; the encoded protein is MKSRNSSRRKKSGFTLMEILLVLGLIGLLVSVVVVNAGGIFGDQKVKMTKMKIKDSLSVPLFKYMTDTGSYPTTEQGLQALWTKPGNDRGRWRGPYVKDEEALVDAWQRDFKYQYPGTKNQGSYDLYSLGEDGVESGDDIGNWKQ
- a CDS encoding YceH family protein — translated: MSDENPLPHDPLSLVETRILGCLIEKEATTPDIYPLTLNSLVNACNQKSNRAPVLELDDEAVSAGLESLRHKRLALLVTQTASRVAKFKHSLDNHYPLPNPQAAILAELLLRGPQTAGELRTRCERMSHFEDLDAMRDEIEQLMARATPLVVELPRQPGKKDARYAQLLSGPIDLEALATPATSSSAPVKVDVSMTLPAEAEARIAALETTVAEQASAIAALREELAAFRSQFE
- a CDS encoding rod shape-determining protein; amino-acid sequence: MSITTSKTAPKKTKAKETEQELLLVGLDLGTNTTCVQVAKPTTGKVVASELIPSIVGYTTEGILPGIIPGDATALYGQLALKYKLHLNLIQPLRDGIIADMDAARDFLVHLKETAGISPDAEVRAVIGMPANADSEALENTRLAVTGIFDKVILIPEPFLAALGSRDDSQLVKADYVDPVCNSLFVDIGAGSTDVCLIQGYYPSAEDQISFAFAGDAVDEAIQASLLNKYPDSQISIAKCREIKEKHSFVQGATQHATHPVMISGKIKQLEVSDAVGTACDTLLKKIYDAVRNLIIKADPDSIPDLLQNIIITGGGSMIKGLDAALQKLLTEEGFEGCKVTSVGEDYKVRVATGAITAAFQAKERQWQTLLR
- a CDS encoding LuxR C-terminal-related transcriptional regulator, whose translation is MKSVVIIEDQTAIREMVSEFISMLPGYEIVGSFGTGEEGLQGCIKLKPETVILDVGLPELSGTEVLRGLTLHVPGVKVLVFSGRASSANIRELLSAGAQGYVDKMDGFDEFKKALDIISGGGTFIGPKMASVMRSLILNPDAASSEIPLSDREKQILQLVAESFSTKEIASRLNISVRTVDNHRTNIMRKLNLHDVAALTRYAIKHELISLT
- a CDS encoding hybrid sensor histidine kinase/response regulator, which encodes MLRESNSNPTQRQAGPRQPDSSRIAGHSSLSEDRPSEQRRDAPTLDWNFFARLSTPGENAAYSLHNGHLAFVDCDLNADRVWGLAPGQAKATTLALLVADVAALKDWLFNLDPATSSHEFRTTLAAPGSTGHSLALKAFPLFISPDPEKTRIAIKAVQTNQSPDSAKAFPVNLNLSSTHDFDGQFKTASLSWADLLGTDIEQVRELNLKHIVVPSDAQRLSDYLAEAKECDSVRSCIVRLQAGPGRVKSVLLSARRNAQHSKLLIEAKNMTVEGNNPAMDLLKTSVELVKESVLLLMRAGPSFRICYANRAFEHMTGYRYSRVAGSSLACLHGPKTNARAILDIEESLQDQSEHNGNILLYRKSGDAFWANAYLTPLRDESGIANYFAVILEDATEVRNVSDELAKKNVELKTALADLKETQKNLIQQESLRALGQMASGIAHDFNNLLAPILGFSELLLTVPKTMQDKGKLTSYLKKIQVAAQDGAAVVSRLREFYRSQNSPEEFIQILPDELLWQVKELTRHRWKNQAEAKGINIDFQMSMSSGRPIMGNEPELRQVFTNLIINAVDAMTHDGGITVSVSDAAEKVRIVIEDSGCGMNEETRQKCLEPFYTTKGKLGTGLGLSIVFGVVQRHHGTFNIESEEGVGTKIIMEFPAVKREIREELDLRENTEMKSLRIMLVDDEEVLLEVISELLASGGHTVDVYGDPNSAIKAFEHKEYDLVITDRAMPLMSGDQLAAAIKHAAPQTPIYMITGFGDMIKDTGEKPEYIDEVLAKPVPLDVLNRKLAEIASRK
- a CDS encoding endo-1,4-beta-xylanase — its product is MKHATLPLLLALTCFGQTHAQDISHRKAELTVQIQSPSGAPLEGATVEIEMLNHAFRFGCAVEHHIINPSSNSYDAFTVEALQKYFNSTTYGNIMKWTYYEARSEEQNQAIAALPQSFKAFDGPDSLRLRGHVTVWGSSYQVPTRVRNSNDGTYIQQQILDHVQAYHSTFKDSGIDSYDLYNEHFAVPELLVDKIADPSDMSAQATIVASWFNKAKETDPNAVLYINDFNILNDWNGNDSRVHAYKAFVDAVRDAGGQIDGIGLQAHMDRPTTSKADVTRRLDILAAPMPPTANYPDGLPGLRLEITELDMSIRNRFFNNTWGWPNPTTEDEVAVTRAVLEGAFEHPSVDGITIWGLDDFSHWRGNAILYDNLQDEESGTSRTKADPVLKETGQLWIDKVKGEWWEDHSGTSSPNGEYVANTFKGTHRVTVTFNGESKQQIVSLSSPEDITFNFAATADDATSYEQWAGFIDWQGADSARDADPDGDGNSNLKEYFFGQDPLVLQTTDPRSYLSSDQSNGQSLDFFARAAIQSIGVEVLYSTDLASWTRIQDLAWFGDPPELETVTIGGTTVYRLNIGKNTGFFRLEFSEK
- a CDS encoding uracil-DNA glycosylase encodes the protein MKAEVEALVDELKRLRKAGVTRVSVSEAAIQSLKKFSKVASVDANTRAAVLDSIPDRVRSASVKDFDKVLLETKSETKKAAAKQTYGAKLPRPPRILLPNGDKRERWEFLRDKVLNCPTCNQRVKPGKKVVFGVGNLDAEIFFCGEAPGADEEIQGEPFVGKAGQLLDKMIAAMGLKREEVYIGNIMNWRPEMPTPTGNRPPTVEEMNFCLPYLKAQLEVVKPKLIVALGATAAKGLLGANSFRSLRELKGQWQSFEGVPVMPTYHPSYLLRNDTKRDKRSAWEDWLKVMDKAGLPISEKQQGYFL
- a CDS encoding riboflavin synthase, encoding MFTGIVEEKGKVLACEEQAGSWRYRIAVEVVASGVSLGDSIAVNGCCLTVVEIGEGVLSFDVLEETRRLTNLRDIAVGSSVNLERSLRFDGRVGGHFVTGHVDGTGVIKTLRPEGKDVILEIEAPAGFEKYLVYKGCIAIDGMSLTVAKVEGRVVTIWLIPHTLEVTTIGERAEGDAVNLEFDLIAKYTEKIVSQRDG